Proteins encoded within one genomic window of Pantoea eucalypti:
- a CDS encoding hydrolase: MSNAKLEVLTPHNSQIIFIDQQPQMAFGVQSIDRQVLKNNTVALAKAAKVFSIPTIITTVETESFSGHTYPELLDVFPGLDILERSSMNSWDDQKVRDALAANGKKKVVVSGLWTEVCNNSFALCAMLEGGYEIYMVADASGGTTKEAHDYAMQRMIQAGVVPVTWQQVMLEWQRDWANRDTYDAVMNIAKEHSGAYGIGVDYAYTMVHKAPSRQKSEHRTLAPVHAPIR; encoded by the coding sequence ATGTCCAACGCTAAGCTTGAAGTCCTCACGCCACATAACAGCCAGATCATCTTCATTGACCAGCAGCCGCAGATGGCCTTTGGGGTGCAATCCATCGATCGCCAGGTGCTGAAAAACAACACCGTTGCGCTGGCGAAGGCGGCGAAAGTCTTCAGTATCCCCACCATCATCACCACGGTAGAAACCGAAAGCTTCTCGGGTCACACCTATCCGGAGTTACTGGATGTGTTTCCAGGGCTGGATATTCTGGAACGCAGCTCAATGAACTCCTGGGATGATCAGAAAGTGCGTGATGCGCTGGCCGCAAACGGGAAGAAAAAAGTCGTGGTTTCTGGCCTCTGGACCGAAGTGTGCAACAACAGTTTTGCGCTCTGCGCGATGCTGGAAGGCGGCTACGAAATCTACATGGTGGCAGACGCGTCTGGCGGCACGACTAAAGAGGCACACGACTACGCGATGCAGCGCATGATTCAGGCGGGTGTGGTGCCGGTAACCTGGCAGCAGGTGATGCTGGAATGGCAACGTGACTGGGCCAATCGTGACACTTATGATGCGGTGATGAACATCGCCAAAGAACATTCAGGTGCTTACGGCATTGGTGTCGATTACGCCTACACCATGGTGCATAAAGCACCATCACGTCAGAAAAGTGAACACCGTACCCTGGCGCCGGTTCACGCACCGATACGCTAA
- a CDS encoding DoxX family protein: MNYAIALSPRINAGLFFLRLTGSLLLLQAHGLPKILHFSEELTRIEDPFGLGPMMSLLPAIVAEVICPIFIIIGWGSRIACLPIIAVLLVAMLVVHPGWSLAEGQFGWLLLIIFTTLALTGPGGWRIGAAKPKGRRYGTG, encoded by the coding sequence ATGAACTATGCTATCGCTCTTTCGCCCCGCATCAACGCGGGGCTGTTCTTCCTGCGCCTGACCGGCAGCCTGCTGTTGTTACAGGCACATGGGCTGCCGAAAATTCTGCATTTCAGCGAAGAACTGACGCGCATCGAAGATCCCTTCGGGCTGGGACCGATGATGAGCCTGCTGCCCGCTATCGTGGCGGAAGTCATCTGCCCGATTTTCATTATTATCGGCTGGGGAAGCCGGATTGCCTGCCTGCCGATTATCGCGGTACTGCTGGTTGCAATGCTGGTAGTCCACCCTGGCTGGTCACTGGCGGAAGGCCAGTTCGGCTGGCTGCTGCTGATTATCTTTACCACGCTGGCGCTGACCGGGCCAGGTGGCTGGCGCATCGGCGCAGCGAAACCTAAGGGGAGGCGTTATGGCACAGGTTAA
- a CDS encoding amidohydrolase, with protein MVTLGKAELILTHGKFHTVDRSNPVAEAVAIRDGKFVAVGTLAEAMEFHCDGTKVVDLKGRTAVPGLNDSHLHLIRGGLNYNLELRWEGVPSVADALRMLKEQALRTPSPQWVRVVGGWTEFQFAERRMPTLDEINEAAPDTPVFVLHLYDRALLNRAALKVVGYTKETPNPPGGEIQRDSNGNPTGLLIARPNAMILYATLAKGPKLPLEQQVNSTRQFMRELNRLGLTSAIDAGGGFQNYPEDYEVIAELHQKKQMTLRIAYNLFTQRPGHELEDFEKWTDMLTPGQGSDYFRHNGAGEMLVFSAADFEDFLEPRPDLAPGMEDELERVVRHLVEHRWPFRLHATYDESISRMLDVFEKVNRDIPFNGLHWFFDHAETITQRNIDRIKELGGGIAVQHRMAFQGEYFAERYGIEATRHTPPVQKMLETGVPVGLGTDATRVASYNPWTALYWLVSGRTVGGMQMYDVSARLDRETALMLWTQGSAWFSSEQGKKGQLKIGQLADLAVLSKDFFSVPEEEIKGIESVLTVVDGNIVYAAGSFSADAPPAIPILPEWSPVVNVPGHYRSAPPVAQSRAGMMPAVHHCSGPCGVHRHSHEIARGSSVPVAEDNAFWGALGCSCFAF; from the coding sequence ATGGTTACGCTCGGTAAAGCAGAACTGATACTGACCCATGGCAAATTTCATACCGTTGACCGCAGTAATCCAGTGGCAGAAGCGGTTGCGATTCGCGATGGCAAGTTCGTGGCGGTCGGCACGCTGGCAGAGGCGATGGAATTTCACTGCGACGGCACCAAAGTGGTCGATCTTAAGGGCCGCACGGCCGTGCCCGGCCTGAACGATTCACACCTGCATCTGATTCGCGGGGGGCTGAATTACAACCTTGAACTGCGCTGGGAAGGCGTGCCATCGGTTGCGGATGCGCTGCGGATGCTGAAAGAGCAGGCGCTGCGTACCCCTTCGCCGCAGTGGGTTCGCGTAGTGGGAGGCTGGACTGAATTCCAGTTTGCCGAGCGCCGGATGCCGACGCTGGATGAGATCAACGAAGCAGCACCGGACACGCCGGTTTTCGTGCTGCACCTCTATGACCGCGCCCTGCTCAATCGCGCCGCTCTGAAAGTGGTGGGCTACACCAAAGAGACGCCAAACCCGCCGGGTGGCGAAATCCAGCGCGACAGCAACGGCAATCCCACCGGTCTGCTGATCGCCCGCCCTAATGCAATGATCCTCTACGCCACGCTGGCGAAAGGACCGAAACTGCCGCTGGAACAGCAGGTCAACTCCACCCGCCAGTTTATGCGTGAGCTGAACCGTCTGGGTCTGACCAGCGCCATTGATGCGGGCGGCGGCTTCCAGAACTATCCCGAAGATTACGAAGTGATTGCTGAGCTGCATCAGAAAAAGCAGATGACGCTGCGTATCGCCTACAACCTTTTCACGCAGCGTCCGGGCCATGAGCTGGAAGATTTTGAAAAGTGGACGGACATGCTGACGCCAGGTCAGGGCAGCGACTATTTCCGTCACAACGGCGCAGGGGAAATGCTGGTCTTCTCGGCAGCTGACTTCGAAGATTTCCTGGAGCCTCGTCCGGATTTAGCCCCTGGCATGGAAGACGAGCTGGAGCGCGTGGTGCGTCATCTGGTTGAGCATCGCTGGCCTTTCCGTCTGCATGCGACCTATGACGAGTCGATCAGCCGGATGCTGGATGTGTTCGAAAAAGTGAATCGTGATATTCCGTTCAATGGCCTGCACTGGTTCTTTGACCATGCGGAAACCATTACTCAGCGTAATATCGATCGCATTAAAGAGTTGGGCGGTGGCATTGCCGTGCAGCATCGCATGGCGTTCCAGGGTGAATACTTTGCTGAGCGCTACGGCATAGAAGCCACCCGCCATACCCCGCCGGTTCAGAAAATGCTGGAGACCGGCGTGCCGGTCGGGCTGGGCACCGATGCGACTCGCGTTGCCAGCTACAACCCCTGGACCGCGCTCTACTGGCTGGTTTCTGGCCGCACCGTGGGCGGCATGCAGATGTATGATGTCAGTGCCCGCCTTGATCGTGAAACGGCGCTGATGCTCTGGACGCAGGGCAGCGCCTGGTTCTCCAGCGAGCAAGGCAAAAAAGGCCAGCTTAAGATTGGACAACTGGCGGACCTGGCGGTGCTGAGTAAAGACTTTTTCAGCGTCCCGGAAGAGGAGATCAAAGGCATTGAGTCAGTGCTGACCGTGGTGGATGGCAATATCGTCTATGCCGCCGGATCGTTCAGCGCAGATGCGCCGCCTGCGATTCCGATCCTGCCGGAGTGGTCACCGGTGGTAAATGTGCCGGGTCACTATCGCAGTGCTCCGCCGGTTGCGCAGAGCCGTGCAGGCATGATGCCCGCCGTCCACCACTGCAGCGGCCCGTGCGGTGTTCATCGCCACTCGCATGAGATCGCCCGTGGATCCAGCGTACCCGTTGCCGAAGATAACGCCTTCTGGGGCGCGCTCGGCTGCAGCTGCTTCGCGTTTTAA